The following coding sequences are from one Streptomyces angustmyceticus window:
- a CDS encoding MarR family winged helix-turn-helix transcriptional regulator, translated as MPSPEPTVSTTHLAEQLVRLTRRVHRAQKHHLEHLDIAFTPAQSRLLRIVDHCRDTPPRMADLAERLEVVPRAVTTLVDALEAHGAVRRVPDPANRRVVRIELTDTGRSTLRALRSARRAAAEEILAPLTADQREVLGDLLTTLVDGPDRPH; from the coding sequence ATGCCCTCCCCCGAGCCGACGGTCAGCACCACCCACCTCGCCGAGCAGCTGGTACGGCTGACCCGCCGGGTGCACCGCGCCCAGAAACACCACCTGGAGCACCTGGACATCGCCTTCACCCCCGCGCAGTCCCGGCTGCTGCGGATCGTCGACCACTGCCGCGACACCCCGCCGCGAATGGCCGACCTCGCCGAGCGGCTGGAGGTCGTCCCCCGGGCGGTGACCACCCTGGTGGACGCCCTGGAGGCGCACGGCGCGGTGCGGCGGGTGCCCGATCCGGCCAACCGCCGGGTGGTCCGCATCGAGCTGACCGACACCGGCCGTTCCACCCTGCGCGCGTTGCGCAGCGCGCGCCGGGCCGCGGCGGAGGAGATCCTGGCCCCCCTGACCGCCGATCAGCGCGAGGTGCTCGGCGACCTGCTGACCACCCTGGTGGACGGGCCGGACCGACCGCACTGA